In Candidatus Desulfofervidus auxilii, one genomic interval encodes:
- a CDS encoding HD domain-containing phosphohydrolase: MKKTKILVVEDERIVAEDIKRSLEALGYKVCSIVSTGEEAVKQAGRYKPDLVLMDIVLKGKMNGIKAANQITSLYHIPVVYLTAYADENTLQRAKITQPYGYIIKPFTDRELYSNIEIALYKSRMERKIEHLNAVLRALCNVSQLTTTEKDRDRLLKGACENLIGTRGYHSAWIVLWDENGKPVTAAEAGLGEDFFKMIELLKDGKLPICGEKALFQSDIVVTSNPFSICTNCPLAGKYKGRSAMTVRLEHGEKIYGMLTVSIPRELARDKEEQKLFKELAGELAFALYSIEIEEERKQAEKKLRESEEKYASLINDAIDSLPSGIFILDRDFKIVWVNRTIEDFFGIDKNSLIGRDKRKAIKERIKYIFEDPEQFEQIVFRTYENNTYVEKFECHVLPSGKRKERFLLHWSIPIRTGALVGGRIEHYYDITEQKRAKEKLQQSYNKLKKTFWQIVRTLSTITKVKDPYTAGHQQRVTKLACAIATEMGLPDERIEGIYIAGLLHDIGKIAIPAEILNKPTKLTEAESNLIKTHPQVGYDILKNIEFSEPIAQIVLQHHEMMDGSGYPQGLKGKEILLEARILAVADVVEAISSHRPYRPALGLDKALEEISKNKGTLYDPKVVDTCLKLFTEKGFRFE; the protein is encoded by the coding sequence ATGAAAAAGACAAAAATCTTAGTGGTTGAAGACGAAAGGATTGTGGCTGAAGATATAAAAAGGAGTTTAGAAGCTTTAGGATATAAAGTTTGCTCTATAGTATCCACAGGAGAGGAAGCAGTCAAACAGGCAGGACGATATAAACCCGATTTAGTGTTGATGGATATTGTATTAAAGGGGAAAATGAATGGGATTAAAGCTGCTAACCAAATAACTTCCCTTTACCATATCCCAGTTGTGTATCTCACTGCTTATGCAGATGAAAACACATTACAGCGAGCAAAGATAACCCAACCTTACGGATACATTATCAAACCATTCACAGATAGAGAATTATACTCTAATATCGAAATTGCTCTTTACAAAAGCCGGATGGAAAGGAAAATAGAACACCTCAATGCTGTACTCCGAGCCCTGTGCAACGTTAGCCAATTGACTACTACAGAAAAAGACCGTGACAGACTCCTTAAAGGAGCTTGTGAAAACCTTATTGGAACCAGAGGCTATCATAGCGCCTGGATTGTCCTGTGGGATGAGAATGGTAAGCCTGTAACCGCTGCTGAAGCAGGTCTAGGTGAGGATTTTTTTAAAATGATTGAGTTGCTTAAAGATGGTAAGTTACCTATTTGTGGTGAGAAGGCACTTTTTCAATCTGACATAGTAGTAACCTCAAACCCATTTTCTATCTGTACTAACTGTCCTTTGGCAGGAAAATACAAAGGTAGAAGTGCCATGACAGTGCGTTTAGAACACGGAGAAAAGATATATGGCATGTTAACAGTATCTATCCCCAGAGAACTTGCTAGAGATAAGGAAGAGCAGAAGTTATTTAAAGAATTAGCTGGAGAACTGGCCTTCGCTTTGTACAGTATAGAAATAGAAGAGGAACGCAAGCAGGCGGAGAAAAAACTGAGAGAGAGTGAAGAAAAATATGCAAGTCTTATCAATGATGCTATTGACTCTTTGCCCAGTGGGATATTTATCCTAGATAGGGATTTTAAAATTGTCTGGGTTAACAGAACTATAGAGGATTTTTTTGGTATTGATAAAAACAGTCTTATTGGCCGTGATAAACGCAAAGCCATAAAGGAAAGAATAAAGTACATCTTTGAAGACCCTGAGCAATTTGAACAAATTGTGTTTAGAACTTATGAAAATAACACTTATGTTGAGAAATTTGAATGTCATGTCCTTCCTTCTGGCAAAAGGAAAGAACGATTTCTTCTGCATTGGAGTATACCAATTAGAACTGGTGCATTAGTAGGTGGACGGATTGAGCATTATTACGACATCACCGAGCAAAAACGAGCAAAGGAAAAACTTCAACAAAGTTATAACAAACTTAAAAAAACTTTCTGGCAGATAGTTCGCACTCTGTCGACAATCACTAAAGTAAAAGACCCCTATACTGCAGGGCATCAACAACGAGTGACTAAATTGGCCTGTGCTATAGCTACCGAAATGGGACTTCCTGATGAGCGAATTGAGGGAATCTATATAGCCGGACTCCTTCATGACATAGGCAAGATAGCTATACCGGCTGAAATCCTTAACAAACCCACTAAGTTAACCGAAGCTGAATCTAACTTAATTAAAACCCATCCCCAGGTAGGATATGATATATTAAAAAATATAGAATTTTCAGAACCAATTGCTCAAATTGTGCTTCAACATCATGAAATGATGGATGGTTCTGGCTATCCTCAAGGTCTTAAGGGTAAAGAGATCCTCCTCGAAGCAAGAATCTTAGCGGTAGCTGATGTTGTTGAAGCTATAAGTTCTCACCGGCCTTACCGTCCGGCCCTGGGTTTAGACAAGGCATTAGAAGAAATTAGCAAAAATAAAGGCACTCTTTATGACCCTAAAGTGGTAGATACTTGCTTGAAACTATTTACCGAAAAAGGATTTAGATTTGAGTAA
- a CDS encoding PD-(D/E)XK nuclease family protein, with product MRLLALPFESAILKKAAEIILKEHKDLSHIAVIFPTQRSKVYFQQFLAEISGREAMLLPRLYEVSEFLQEATISPYPGFLLNQWQRNLFLKEAIFQVRQDISKLFGNQLGPWEEDFLEFVTTGQRLLRFYDEILRERISFEALKKEALYTDYETHVEILANIFEHYAKLLKENRFIDPVLKETALLLDEDFLQTFKAIYFIGVITMTRTETTFFKGINTYAPLTVFFQANKKEGLISHQKVILNRWGKSEKEVHWLENNTTFNPPPSWTIRAFPQVTMQMGLILSAITQALNDGIKPHQIGIVLPDEEFKYLLLSYLSEHNLNLTMGLDIKHTLSYGFLERFFELFSSETEYGFYYQPFLGILSHPIIKTLFREEVKQWQEIVLKNNLLYVKKEILPKNRLFSFLNKIKRKLTQKTFGAFCKNLIQVLEEFHGYPELNALLEHYREIRGLNKILEALQELSTLEKLGVKIAKQPKFSHFFRFILKHLETLTYPLPARLTQAIQAMGILETRNMQFDVVIIPDMNEGLFPASSEKDLFLNTALRKRLGLPTYKDREGLYGYYFSRLTGGANRIYLSYVNDPKQGVRSRFIEKWVFEEIKKGRDLGKIEEEIKAYHHYLPFIMPQKDIQIPIKVSVRKDKNTLAYLETLKFSPSALLSYQCCPYQFYLKYVLQIPTPLEIKEWLTPQDIGQLLHITLKEVYTTWQPWEMSEEEFYHLLMRVLTEKLQQIPQFIHQPASRLGIEILKERFRFFVRQEYQDFQSGWRPQPQWLETEIEMKFKLGKRMVSLKGIPDRVDKKERFFRVIDYKTGYAPGPKQCEPGPEFKGIQLPFYLWLLNHKYGIPFQACEVLGIYDLKTEFKIKEPYKTFKHNPSIYMSEFKLWLEDTLARLFDTSKTWEKKPSPECDYCPYKSMCER from the coding sequence ATGCGTTTATTAGCCCTACCTTTTGAATCCGCTATATTAAAAAAAGCAGCTGAAATTATTTTAAAGGAGCATAAAGATTTAAGTCACATTGCCGTTATCTTTCCTACTCAACGCAGTAAGGTTTATTTTCAACAATTTTTAGCTGAAATTAGTGGAAGGGAGGCTATGCTTCTTCCTCGGCTTTATGAAGTGAGTGAATTTTTGCAAGAGGCTACTATCAGTCCTTATCCAGGATTTTTGCTTAATCAGTGGCAGCGGAATTTGTTTTTAAAAGAGGCCATCTTTCAGGTAAGACAGGACATTTCTAAACTCTTTGGCAATCAATTAGGGCCTTGGGAAGAAGATTTTTTAGAGTTTGTAACTACTGGCCAAAGATTATTACGGTTTTATGATGAAATTTTGCGAGAAAGGATTAGTTTTGAAGCACTCAAAAAAGAAGCCCTTTATACAGATTATGAAACCCATGTAGAAATTTTGGCTAATATCTTTGAACATTATGCTAAATTGCTTAAGGAAAACAGATTTATTGATCCTGTTTTAAAAGAAACTGCCTTACTTCTGGATGAAGATTTCCTTCAAACATTTAAGGCTATTTATTTTATTGGGGTCATCACCATGACCCGGACAGAGACAACATTTTTTAAAGGTATAAATACTTATGCACCCCTTACCGTCTTTTTTCAGGCCAACAAGAAAGAAGGTCTTATTTCTCACCAAAAGGTAATTTTGAACCGCTGGGGAAAAAGTGAAAAGGAGGTGCATTGGTTAGAAAATAATACAACATTTAATCCACCTCCAAGCTGGACTATTAGGGCGTTTCCCCAAGTAACGATGCAAATGGGGTTGATTTTATCGGCCATTACGCAAGCATTAAATGATGGGATTAAACCCCATCAAATTGGAATAGTTCTTCCTGATGAGGAATTTAAATATTTACTTTTGAGTTATCTATCAGAACACAATTTAAATCTTACCATGGGGCTTGATATAAAACATACCTTAAGTTATGGATTTTTAGAAAGGTTTTTTGAACTATTTAGCTCAGAGACAGAATATGGTTTTTATTATCAGCCATTTTTAGGAATCTTAAGTCATCCTATAATAAAAACACTTTTTAGAGAAGAAGTTAAACAGTGGCAAGAAATAGTCTTAAAAAACAATCTCCTTTATGTAAAAAAAGAGATTTTACCTAAAAATAGGCTTTTTTCTTTCTTAAATAAAATCAAAAGAAAATTGACCCAAAAAACCTTTGGTGCTTTTTGTAAAAATCTGATTCAAGTGCTTGAAGAATTTCATGGATATCCTGAACTAAATGCCTTACTCGAGCATTATCGTGAAATAAGAGGTTTAAATAAAATTTTAGAGGCATTACAAGAATTGAGCACTTTAGAAAAATTAGGAGTAAAAATAGCAAAACAACCAAAATTTTCCCATTTTTTTCGTTTTATCCTAAAGCACCTTGAGACTTTAACTTATCCATTACCTGCTCGTTTAACTCAGGCCATACAAGCGATGGGGATTTTAGAAACCAGAAATATGCAATTTGATGTGGTGATCATTCCCGACATGAATGAAGGATTATTTCCGGCATCAAGTGAAAAGGACCTATTTTTGAATACTGCCTTGAGAAAACGTTTGGGATTACCTACCTATAAAGACAGGGAAGGACTCTATGGGTATTATTTTAGCCGTTTGACCGGAGGGGCAAATAGGATTTATTTGAGTTATGTGAATGACCCCAAACAGGGAGTAAGAAGTCGTTTTATAGAAAAATGGGTTTTTGAGGAAATAAAAAAAGGGAGAGATTTGGGAAAAATAGAAGAAGAAATTAAGGCTTACCACCACTATCTCCCATTCATTATGCCTCAAAAAGATATACAAATACCCATAAAAGTGTCTGTGCGTAAAGACAAAAATACCTTAGCTTACCTAGAAACCCTTAAGTTCAGCCCTTCTGCCCTTTTAAGCTACCAATGCTGTCCTTATCAATTTTACTTAAAATATGTTTTACAAATTCCCACTCCTTTAGAAATAAAAGAATGGTTAACACCTCAAGACATTGGACAATTATTACACATTACTTTAAAAGAAGTTTACACCACATGGCAGCCATGGGAGATGTCAGAAGAAGAATTTTATCACTTGTTAATGCGCGTGTTAACAGAAAAACTACAACAGATACCTCAATTCATACATCAACCGGCTTCACGATTGGGCATAGAGATTTTAAAAGAACGTTTTAGATTTTTTGTCAGACAGGAGTATCAAGACTTTCAGTCAGGTTGGCGTCCTCAGCCTCAATGGTTGGAAACGGAAATAGAAATGAAGTTCAAACTGGGAAAAAGGATGGTTAGCCTAAAGGGAATTCCAGATAGAGTGGATAAAAAAGAAAGATTTTTCAGAGTCATAGATTATAAAACTGGGTATGCTCCAGGGCCTAAACAATGTGAACCTGGTCCTGAATTTAAAGGGATTCAATTGCCTTTTTATCTCTGGCTTTTAAACCATAAATATGGCATTCCCTTTCAGGCCTGTGAAGTTTTAGGGATTTATGACCTGAAAACAGAGTTTAAAATTAAAGAACCTTATAAAACATTTAAGCACAATCCCTCTATATATATGTCTGAGTTTAAACTCTGGCTGGAAGATACCTTGGCTCGTCTATTTGATACCTCAAAAACCTGGGAGAAAAAACCCTCACCGGAGTGTGATTATTGTCCTTATAAAAGTATGTGTGAAAGGTAA
- a CDS encoding DUF72 domain-containing protein translates to MGKVFIGTSGYSYSHWENGVFYPPHLPKRRQLEYYTQFFETVELNVTFYRLPQLKAFSTWYQRTPKHFLFAVKGSRFITHVKKLNTPQEALKNFFDRALVLKEKLGVILWQLPPGFKCNLKRLQEFLEALKTWKNYRHAFEFRHLSWFCEEVYDLVQAYNMTVCYADWPGLEIYPPDVFSFIYIRKHGPTTQRVYTGCYLPQELEKDANFIQKQLKKGREVFIYFNNDAFGYAVKNALELKKLLER, encoded by the coding sequence GTGGGTAAAGTTTTTATTGGCACCAGCGGATATAGTTATAGTCATTGGGAAAATGGTGTTTTTTACCCTCCTCATCTGCCCAAAAGAAGACAATTGGAATATTACACTCAGTTTTTTGAAACCGTGGAATTAAATGTTACTTTTTATCGCCTTCCTCAGCTAAAGGCATTTTCTACCTGGTATCAGCGCACCCCAAAGCATTTTTTATTTGCTGTGAAGGGAAGTCGCTTCATCACCCATGTGAAAAAATTGAATACCCCCCAAGAGGCCTTAAAGAACTTTTTTGATAGAGCCCTAGTGTTAAAAGAAAAATTGGGAGTAATACTTTGGCAGTTACCACCAGGTTTTAAATGCAATCTTAAAAGGCTTCAAGAATTTCTGGAGGCTTTAAAAACTTGGAAAAATTACCGCCATGCCTTTGAATTTCGCCATCTCTCTTGGTTCTGTGAGGAAGTGTATGATTTAGTGCAAGCATATAATATGACTGTCTGTTATGCAGATTGGCCTGGTTTAGAAATATATCCACCAGATGTTTTTTCCTTTATTTACATAAGAAAGCATGGCCCAACTACGCAAAGGGTATATACTGGTTGCTATCTACCTCAAGAATTAGAAAAAGATGCAAATTTTATCCAAAAACAGCTTAAAAAAGGACGAGAGGTATTTATTTACTTTAATAATGACGCCTTTGGTTATGCCGTTAAAAATGCCCTGGAATTGAAGAAATTGCTGGAGAGATAA
- a CDS encoding LPS-assembly protein LptD, translated as MFGKIIFLIIIYLFFSMNLFAQKNNIPQELIKIKADQIIYDEKNNTYQAQGRVSLDQGKRHIEADKIMVNLNTNQAKLKGNVFFKMDQDWIKAEAAEMDLNTYQGILYQAQVFMSENHIYIKGEKIEKTGEQTYLIEHAYLTTCDGKPPAWHFTAKKVKVTLQGWATASNITFWAKSMPLVYVPYLIIPAKKERQSGFLFPYFGHSSRDGVDFTLPFFWAIKPNMDVTLYQRYLSNRGWMEGLEYRYILNETDKGFFYFDYLNDDREDIDFTWDEFSRSNKKRWWWRSKQDHILPGNIYAQIDLDLVSDQDYIREFTEGFNSYRSCRKEFLHYFNRGFRTDEAALLRESSLSLTKNWSNYSLVAEAQYTQNLDKSQDEYTLQRLPQISFLRNDSRLFHTPLFFKLDTISTYFWRLEGIKGQRIHFAPSFSLPYKNKYFKLLPRFSFFETSYFLTEKEKSRFLYETSLEAKTDLWARFSLFGNFIHHFEPSIVYTFRPRVEQSGLPKFDGLDRLPELNQITYSFTNYFFREEGGKLKELMRFYINQSCNFDKKYHPLSDLLIEWQIKPLFGVFLDAETAISPYGDGFTEANIMFGFSTKRADYFNINYQYRPGETEDLATEVFVHLIHNWSLRLYNQHSFRYKQDIEKRVSLRYTAQCWGVEFVYADIYDDTKFMVIFSLNGIGEIKGISLSGG; from the coding sequence ATGTTTGGGAAAATAATTTTTTTAATTATAATTTATCTCTTTTTTTCTATGAATTTATTTGCCCAAAAAAATAATATTCCTCAAGAACTTATAAAAATAAAGGCCGATCAAATTATCTACGATGAGAAAAATAATACCTATCAGGCACAAGGACGGGTCTCTCTTGACCAGGGAAAAAGACATATTGAAGCAGATAAAATAATGGTGAATTTAAATACTAATCAAGCTAAATTAAAAGGAAATGTCTTTTTTAAAATGGACCAGGATTGGATAAAGGCAGAGGCCGCTGAAATGGATTTAAATACCTATCAAGGCATTCTTTATCAAGCACAAGTATTTATGAGTGAAAATCACATTTATATTAAGGGAGAAAAGATAGAGAAAACAGGAGAGCAGACTTATTTAATTGAACATGCCTACTTAACTACCTGTGATGGAAAGCCTCCAGCTTGGCACTTTACAGCTAAAAAGGTAAAAGTTACCCTTCAAGGATGGGCAACTGCCTCTAATATTACTTTTTGGGCTAAGTCCATGCCTTTAGTTTATGTGCCTTATTTAATTATACCTGCCAAAAAAGAGCGTCAGTCAGGTTTCCTTTTTCCCTATTTTGGTCATTCAAGCCGAGATGGAGTTGATTTTACCTTGCCTTTTTTCTGGGCTATTAAACCCAATATGGATGTTACGCTCTACCAGCGTTATCTCAGCAATAGAGGATGGATGGAAGGTTTAGAATACCGTTATATCTTGAATGAAACTGATAAGGGATTTTTTTACTTTGATTATCTTAATGATGACAGAGAAGATATAGATTTTACCTGGGATGAATTCTCCAGGTCTAATAAGAAACGTTGGTGGTGGCGTTCAAAACAAGACCACATTCTTCCAGGAAATATCTATGCCCAAATAGACCTAGATTTAGTAAGCGATCAGGATTATATCAGAGAATTTACTGAAGGATTTAATAGTTATCGCAGTTGTCGTAAGGAATTTCTACATTATTTTAACCGGGGTTTTCGTACAGACGAAGCAGCTTTACTGCGGGAATCTTCATTAAGTTTGACCAAGAATTGGTCTAATTACAGCTTGGTGGCTGAAGCCCAATATACCCAAAACTTAGACAAGTCCCAAGACGAATACACCTTACAGCGTTTACCTCAAATCTCTTTTTTGCGTAATGATAGCCGGCTATTTCATACGCCCCTTTTTTTCAAATTAGATACTATTTCTACTTATTTCTGGCGTTTGGAAGGGATAAAAGGACAACGCATTCACTTTGCTCCTAGTTTTTCTCTACCCTATAAAAATAAATACTTTAAACTCTTACCTAGATTTAGTTTTTTTGAAACAAGTTATTTTTTAACAGAAAAAGAAAAAAGTCGCTTTTTATATGAAACATCTTTAGAGGCAAAGACTGATTTATGGGCTCGTTTTTCTTTATTTGGGAATTTCATTCATCACTTTGAACCCAGTATAGTGTATACATTTAGACCTAGAGTGGAGCAGAGTGGTTTGCCTAAGTTTGATGGCCTGGATCGATTACCTGAACTTAATCAGATTACCTATAGTTTTACTAATTATTTTTTTAGGGAAGAAGGAGGCAAACTTAAAGAATTGATGCGATTTTATATCAATCAAAGTTGTAATTTTGATAAAAAATACCATCCTTTATCTGATTTATTGATTGAATGGCAAATAAAACCCCTGTTTGGTGTTTTTTTGGATGCTGAAACGGCTATTTCTCCTTATGGTGATGGTTTCACAGAAGCCAACATAATGTTTGGTTTTAGCACAAAACGTGCAGACTATTTCAATATTAACTACCAATATCGGCCAGGAGAAACCGAGGACTTGGCCACAGAAGTATTTGTTCATCTTATCCATAATTGGAGTCTTCGTCTTTATAATCAACATTCATTTCGTTATAAGCAAGATATAGAAAAGCGAGTTTCTCTGCGTTATACTGCTCAATGTTGGGGAGTGGAATTTGTTTATGCTGACATTTACGATGATACTAAATTTATGGTTATTTTTAGCCTTAATGGCATTGGTGAAATAAAAGGTATTAGCCTTAGCGGTGGGTAA
- a CDS encoding bifunctional folylpolyglutamate synthase/dihydrofolate synthase yields MSFTYQQALEFLNTLQSKGIRPGLKNIALALARFGNPQFQFPAVHIGGTNGKGSTAAITANILKTAGYKVGLFTSPHLHSVRERIQINSQHISQADFASMVKEIKDGLSIDLTYFEFLTLMAFFYFAQNKVDIGVIEVGLGGRLDATNLLLPKVTIVTNVHLDHQHWLGRSLKSIALEKGGIIKYNTPFITGVKQKDLISLLQKICKLKNASFYQIGADIRYRRGKHGFSYFGLKRHLSHLKLGLKGEYQIKNATLALGAIEVLEKVGFTVKDKHIQKGLKSVSWPGRFEVITSSPKVILDVAHNPAGAMALKKNLSSYNKNLVLILGIMQDKNIKKIMKILAPLAQIVIVTSPQTPRAAKAELLSNIAKNYCSHIKIIPSVSQAITTALSIATSNDLVLVTGSLYTVAEAREALRLRCLGK; encoded by the coding sequence ATGTCTTTCACTTATCAACAAGCACTGGAATTCTTAAATACCCTACAGTCTAAAGGGATAAGACCAGGATTAAAAAATATTGCTTTAGCCCTGGCTAGATTTGGGAATCCCCAATTCCAATTTCCTGCTGTCCATATTGGAGGCACAAATGGTAAGGGTTCTACCGCAGCCATAACGGCCAATATCTTAAAAACGGCTGGATATAAAGTGGGACTTTTTACTTCACCGCATTTACATTCAGTCAGAGAGCGGATTCAGATCAATTCCCAACACATTTCTCAGGCTGATTTTGCTTCTATGGTCAAAGAAATAAAAGATGGACTTTCTATCGATTTAACTTACTTTGAATTTCTTACCTTAATGGCCTTTTTTTATTTTGCTCAAAACAAAGTAGATATAGGGGTGATAGAAGTAGGATTAGGAGGGCGTTTGGATGCCACTAATCTTTTATTACCTAAAGTAACTATAGTCACCAATGTTCATTTAGACCATCAACATTGGTTAGGTCGTTCTTTAAAGAGTATTGCTTTAGAAAAAGGAGGAATTATCAAATATAATACCCCTTTTATTACTGGAGTTAAACAAAAGGACTTGATTTCTTTATTGCAGAAAATTTGCAAGTTAAAAAATGCCTCTTTTTATCAAATAGGTGCGGATATAAGATATCGCCGTGGTAAACATGGATTTAGTTATTTTGGACTTAAAAGACATCTTTCCCATTTGAAATTGGGCCTTAAAGGTGAATATCAAATAAAAAATGCCACCTTGGCCTTAGGAGCTATAGAAGTCTTAGAAAAAGTAGGCTTTACAGTAAAAGATAAACACATTCAAAAAGGATTAAAGAGTGTATCTTGGCCTGGCAGATTTGAAGTAATAACTTCATCACCTAAGGTGATTTTGGATGTGGCTCACAATCCTGCTGGGGCTATGGCCTTAAAAAAGAACTTATCCAGTTATAATAAAAATTTGGTTTTAATATTGGGTATTATGCAAGATAAAAATATAAAGAAAATAATGAAAATATTAGCCCCTTTAGCCCAAATAGTGATTGTTACTTCGCCTCAAACACCCCGTGCGGCAAAGGCAGAGTTATTAAGTAATATAGCTAAAAATTATTGTTCACATATAAAAATAATCCCTTCTGTGTCTCAAGCAATTACAACTGCTTTATCCATAGCTACTTCCAATGACCTTGTTCTGGTTACTGGTTCTCTGTATACTGTGGCTGAGGCCAGAGAAGCATTGAGGCTAAGATGTTTGGGAAAATAA